The window ATTTGCAGGATGTTTGTATCTCAAGTTGAAGAAGCAATACCAGGAATATCTGCAACTGATGTGGATACACGTAAAGATAAGCACTTTGTCAAGTGGTTAAAATCACAGGTAATATATCTCatactattatattaattaagtaagtgtttaagaatatatatatgttttttgcaggttgattatgacgatccTTATTATCCCGTATGGTTTCACGAATTGGTTCAAGGTCCAGTtgcaaaggtcaccacatcacctatgtatttcacacgaggattTACCTTTCACACATACGAGTATGGGAGACATCGGGCAACGAGTAACtacggaatatgtgtgaaaggtgaaACAGACTTTTACGGGATATTgcaggagattattgaagtggaatttccgggttattgaagctaaaatgcgtcctcttcaaatgtgaatggttcgatccTGTTGTGAACCGAGGGATTCggtataacaaatttggtgttgtggatgtcaattttgggagaagatacaacaaatttgagcctttcattttagcttcacaagccgagcaagttagcttccttccttatcctcggcTTCGAACTTCCGGGATAAACTGGGTAACTgctatcaaagttacacctcgtggaCGCATTGTCGTTGGAGAAGAACCGCCCTTGCAAGAAGAAGACGCTATCACTAAAGTTGAGGTACCAGAACAACCAACTGATGAAATCCTTTTGATCGACCCGCAAAACTTTCAATATGAAGATATTCCCGATGATGCGACAAATGAAGCACGTGaagacgagttcgagagaagcgacgatgatgattgtaatgatagtgatgagaacgaaaacgatttagagtgatgtaatagtgatgagaacgaaaacgatttagagtgatgtaataTATGTATCAAATGTTGGATATCTCTATTGTaacattttctaaaagaaagagTAAGAAGTAGTATGAAATAAGATATGATGTTAGATGATATGTGACTTTGAGGTTTAGGGATTTCATTCTCGGTGTTTAGGGTTAAGCgtcgtaatttcgtcgtaaatggaaaaacgcgggcctggtaatttcgtcgtaaacgaaaaacacgggcctggtaatttcgtcgtaaatgaaaaaacgcgggcctggtaaattcgtcgtaaatggaaaaacgcgggcctggtaaattcgtcgtaaaattacgtcgcttttacgacgaatcctaatctatataagGAGACGCCGAGAGCGAGGCTGCCTCGCTCATTCCTCCCAAATTCCTTTGCTCTCTCTAaggtaaactctctcttctctctttttttttttttaaattagtttaggtgattagttaggtaacggaattagtttaggtgattagttaggtaattagtttaggtgattagttaggtaacggaataatatttttattatgtcgtaattgattaaatttattttagtttttttagatGGCTCCTAGAAGAAAATCCAGAGCACCTAGCTATAGAGATTTGTTTGGCGACGATGGTTCCGGTACATCTTCTTCCGGTCCATCGTCTTCCGGTCCATCATCCTCCACCGCAGTTCCAGACTCTCAGCCTTCTCAGAGAGTTGCTTGGAGTCCTCCTCCACCGCAGATGCCTCCACCGCAAATGCCTCCACCGCAtatgcctccacctcctcctccagcggcTGCACCTGAGCCTGTCCCAGAAGGTGCAGTTCATCCGGATTTGCGTGTGCCTTCATATGCCCCATTCGCGAGATATACGGTAGAGGATTTGCTTGCCCAGCCTGGACGGGAGGGTTTGGATGTTCTAGACCCCGATAGACCCCGAGGAACTTATTggtaagttattaatttttattacattaaaatttaaattatttttattttttaacggTTAAATTGTTTTCCTTTCAGGTTTGGGGCTAACAACCGTGTTGGCCGGAGCGTTTCGAAAACGATTAAGGGTTACTACGACGGGGCATATCCGAACTGGAGCAAGACTCCAAATCACGTTAAGATCActtggtttaaaatgtttgcggtaagatttttaaatttaattaaattttcacttttaaatatgtatatattttttaaatattattattaattgtaatttttcaaattttttgtgtttcagcaaaagtggcattggtctttgggaatcaccgagatggtgaaggcggaattcgttgcaaaagcaaagatccgcctctgcaacacagtctccgattggaaggacaagtgggagctcgacgggtatgagggaaagcccactgagctcacgaaggatgtgtgggatggcctcatcgcctACTGGAAGCACCCCTCTTCGATCAAAAAGGCCAATTCGTGCTCGGCTTCTCGAAGAACGAAGGATAAAGATGGTAATTTGCCCATGCTTCACAGAACCGGCCAAAAACCACATGCAGGCATCCGTCTAGAAgttgtaagttttgtttttaaatatttattttaaaatattcaattaatataatttttaatatttttttttgtagttggagAAGACGGGAGTCTTACCATCTCTGTCTGACCTATTCAAGATGACTCACGCCACATCCGACGGAGTTTTTGTGGATCCTGCATCTGAGAAACTCGCTCAAGCAGTGGCTACTCGGATTGAAGAACGGGAGACGCAACTAACTCAGGAGtctcccgatggattacccgtcacattgtccaccgaagaagccgacagaatcttcgaagaggtagtacaactaaaaatttttgtttacattatttttaataactatattaatatatgttttaattttatagctggCTCCTAGAAAGAAGGGACGAATAGTCGGTATAGGCTCTGTTAACCAAGTTGCAAGGGCAACTTCGTCATACACTTCGAGACGGGATGAAGAGACTTCTCAGATGAAAGCTCGAATGGATAGCCAGCAGGTTCGTTTAGACTCTCTTGAGGATTTGCTAGACGTGATGGCCGTGGGAAACCCGGTTATGCAGAGAATGTTGAGTCAGAGACGAGCCGCTCTTGGGTTGCCAGTACGAGATCCCCAAGAGTCCGATCCAACCCGTCAACAGCCGAGCAACCCCACCGACTACTTCGatgatatgtagtttttttaatattttggtttgtattatgaatttaaatattatgacttttaaatgcttttttataaatgttttttattttcatatttcgttttaaaattaaaattatttaaaattcagaattttaaataaattcaaatttatatatatatatatatttgaggttaaaaataatattcaaaatatattataaaacgaaaCGTCGATGTAGGCTCGacgtaaacatttacaactgatTACCGTCGAAAATAATTACGAGTCTTTTACATCGAAgattttacgtggtctttacatcGAAATGTTACGTGGAGTTTACATCGAAACATTTACGAGGGTGTTACAACGAAAATGTTTACGTGTGCTTTACATCGAATCCATTACGTGGAGTTTACCACGAAATTTTACGTGtcgtttacgacgaatctctgccctgcgctttacgaggaatatatttcgtcgtaaacttaacaagtcatttacgacgaaacgtcGGTTACGACGGgcgttttacgacgaaacgtgtTTCGCGGTTCATTCGTCGTAACACCccgtttacgacgaagttacaACGTATATTGCCctcgtaaaaaatatgttttcttgtagtgcaatCAACACAAGGCTGAGTAATCTGAGACTGACAAAATATTATTGTATGAGTACCTGTTGTGAGCAGTCGCGAATTGGTGAGAAGCGTTTGTGCAGATGGAGGCATTGAAAATAATAAGGTTAATAGGTTACTTAGGTTGATTGATTTTGTGTTAATAGCAAAAGAATATATCAGACACGTAATTGTAGCTAATTTCCTAAAGTGTAAGAGGCAATATTCTTGTATAAATGTGTAATGTTAGCAATCTTAACCTCACCTTTTCAAATAAATGCTTTGTATCAGGATCAGGCAAACCAGTTTCCATTTGGTAGTATTGCAAATAACTAATAGAGCAGGAAATAATCACCACATGACCCAATTTAAATATCGAAACTAAAAAGATTAAGCATCAGATACATCAATACTAAAATGTTTAACAAAAAGGAGCAGCAAACATAAGAATAACCAAAAATGTTTTAACAAAGATAGTTCACATGCTGCAAAGACAAAGTTTGGATATGAAAGAAACAAAGCACAATAACGTAATAAAGAAAACCAGTACTTAAAACTTATTAGCCACATAAGACCATTACTTAAACTGCAGCGACAAACAATCACTGCATAAGAGGATAGGCTGAGGCTTTATTAGCCACTCTTGGAACGCTTTgcttcaagtgattcaagattCTCAGAAGATTTTCTAACCCTATCACCAGCGGAATGCTCAAAGCCTGTAGAAGGACCAGATTCATCACCTACACCCTTCAAAACATCATCGGACACTGCTGGAGTAGTGCCTTCTTCCAAGTGTGCTATAGCAAGTGTAGCTTCTGGTGGAAGTATCTTTGTGACAGTTATGGTTTGAGTCTTGCCTGTTAGGTTATGATCTGAGACTTTGTTAATGAAATTGCGCGTGTGCCCTATCGTATCGAGTAAAGCTTGCGGAACCGGCACGGGATGGTCAGCTCCCAATCCCTCATTTGACTAACAttcaataaattaatttttagttaGACCAATATGGGGCTCAACATAGACAGACTTGAAATTACCTCAAAATATTTGGTAACCAATTCGGATGCATGCTTCCCAGTCAACTCTTTACCAGCATCACCAAGAATGGCAAAAACTGCTTGTTCACTCTTGTCATAAACAGCAATCTTCGTGAGATATCTGCAATGAAAGATGATTAGTTATTATTTCTTGCAAAAAGTAGTTAAAACACTGTCTAAAATACTTACTGAGGAACGCCTGTAACCTCCCTTTTCACACACTTCTTATTGTTGCAAATCAGTGAAGTAGGCCCTTTGATTGCCTTACTATTACACCCACCGCCGGAAATATAATACCAAGAAGAACTCTGGACAACATCATCTATAGTTGCTGTTCACTCAAACCAAGCAACCTACAAAATTGAGAAAAATAAACTTCATAAATACCCAAGCATGTCACAATGAATGATAAAACAGATCAACTTTGTACCTTAGCAGTCTCCTGCTTGATGTAAGAGTATAGTTCCTCTAGTGTTACTGGCTCAGGCTTAGTGACAACCTCTGCCGTAAACTTATTAGCAATGTCCAGGTTCGAGCTCAGCCTGAGGAAATTGAGGAACACAAAAATATGTTAGAGAGTCGCATGAAATGACAAAGCAGAATCTGTATTAAAAATGATTTGACTACAGAAATGCCTACCATGCAAGATAATCCTTGGTAGGCTGGACATCAGTATCCATAAACACTCTAGATGATGCCATAGAAGCAAGGGCAAGGGTTCCTGATCATAACAAATAAattgattatcaaaaaaaaaattaaaggaagAAAGCTATACACTTGCAACGATTATTTCCAAATGATCACATATtgtaatgaaatattttaaGTAATATGCTAACCTCCAAGATGTTTAGGGTTTACTGTGGTGACCAAAAGAACGGTTGGAGTCCGTCCATACGATATGAACTTCTGGCAGAACTCGGATGCAGCATTGTCCCATAAATAGAGCTTCATCACTGGTTCGCTGTGTATGGATAAAAAACATTTGTTAAAAATAGCGCACAGAGATTACGGCTAAAAAATAAGCAAACAAACTTACTCATGTGTTTGTACATGAACACACAGATGCCGCTTCTCTGCTATGTCAACTTCATCAAGGGCAGTGTGGTCAGTGATAGTCTGCCCATTCACCAGTTTCATGTGGCCAACATAATCTGAAATAGAATATATAAAGGTCTCAGATATCACACTTATACAACTAATATCATTTCAAACGTGTATAGAAGTTATTCATCAGCTGTTCACAAATCACATATCTACTAAATATGTAACAAAACTCATTGAAATAGTAGTTACTGGAGGTGATTATTATtctaatcaaaatataaatatgtaacaaaACGCATCGAAATAGTAGTTACTGGAGGTGATTAATTATAACCTAAAGATCTAAGTATGAACACCAAAAAGAAGTCAGCAGAGCTTACCATAAAGATCAACTCTGCGGTCGCAGTTGGCCTGAAACTCCTCGTAGCTATGGAACCTGAACCTGTCTTCGAGAATTGGGACCGGATGGTTCTCGAGAACTTTCAAATCAGAGTTCCAAGAGAACGAAATGGTGGCCCTATGATCAGCAACCCAAAACTGGACTTTGCTTCTGGATCCGAAGAAGTTACTCAGTTTATAAACAGAACCTGATGTCAGCTTATACATCCCAACCCGTCCTGCTGTAATAAAACCTTGGATGACAGTTCCCTATAAATCATTTGGAATTGACATTATCAGAAATACCATCTCAATCaatcaattttaaaacattAGAAATTAATAAAGAACAATTTTTAGAAGAACCTCTTCGTCAATAAGAAGCATCTCCTGTCCGATGAGTTCTTTCGTGTTTGGATTTCGAGCCTCCAAAAAGTGAATCAGACGAAACCTCAGCTCGGCTTCGTGTGGGCCGAATGAAacatctctgaagaacatcGATTGGTCGCCATGCGCGGAGGAGAGACCAACAGCAGAACAGCAGATTTTTGCTTCTTCGGAATGTCAGATGAAACAGCACTCTTGCCGTTAGGTTTCACCGCAATCGCCGAGGCAGCAGTAGACTGTAGAATTGCCTTTGGATTCCATCGAGATAGTTACTTGAGAGAATATTATGGATTTTAATGGAAACATAAACTATGAGAAGAGATTTATAAATAGAGAAACGAACAGGAAGGTGAAAGGAATCCATTGATTAAGTTCAATAAGAGGATTGATTAGATCAGATAGTGGTTAAACGGATCTGGAGAAGAGTAACGAAAGAGGTGGAAGGGGAAAGgcaagagaagaagaagctatGAGAGTCGGTGGAGAGGAAAGAAACAATAGGGTTACGACTTTGGAGAGATGTTGGTGATGGCATGGgcttgaatattttaaaaagccCAGTAAATCAGATTGGTTTTTATGACTCAAACACATCGTATTTCTCGGATGAAAATACACAAAAACGATGGTGACATGGAGTAACCAAGCTGTGGGATTGGCTGTAATAAACTGTCCTACGTGGACACCTTAGAATGCCATGATATCGGGCTTTTAGTAGTACTAGATCgtttttccgcgctacgcgcggataataaactttttttttttatattttgtcacaTGTAAATTATCATCTTAGTTTTAGATTAATTGTGTTTCCCTTGATTGGGAGTCCATTTCTTTCTATCTACGGCATCTACTGATGTCTTTCGCTGCTTTCTTACGCTTTCCTTTCGTATGTTGTTTCTTTTAGCCTTTCTTGACTAATTTGGTTGACTTAAGTTTTAATGGAATcttccaaaacaaaaaaaaaataattgtgttTATTTGATCAATTGCAACTTACTATTTTTACTTTCATGGTAAATCTTTTGTATAAATgagaaaatttagttttaaaattttatttatcattttaaaattttatttatattaatctcAAATAAGTTTCGATTATATGAAATGAAAAAGAGTAACCTGACTATCACAGTAAAATTAGGAAGATAGTTTGAAtaacttttcttttattatgtttGGCAAACTTTACTTCTGTATAAGATTTGAAACATTTTAGGGATCAAAATTTCATATAGGTAAACACATTAgaacaaataaaatttgttcAATAATGCATCTGCATTTATCATTATTGTTTAAcgtaaattttacaaaattgatGATTAATAACTGTTTTAGAACTGAAACCGTTTAAAATTTGTCTATGCATTATTAAATAGTAATGCATAGACAATAATTTcccataaaataaaacaacaaaatcaatAGGAAAAACAATCTCATAACAAACAATGATTTcacattattatatattttagttgcCTTATGGTTGAAAAACCATGTGGGATTAGTATAATCGTGTTGAAGAGAGtgtcaatattttttaaccATAGGTTGTGTCAATGCTTATTAAGAAGCGACCGCCAAGTAAGAGTTATTTACCTATTTGTTATTTGTGTTAAACTATCTATTGTAAGCTAcgtttgtttgattttgttaaTCATATGTGTGATTTGTTGCCGTGGAAAATTAGGATGTCTTTTTTGTTATGTTTGTGTTTTTGTAGTAATAACTTGTCTGTCAAGcaatctttagtttttttttattgtacttGTTGCAGAGATATGCTTTCAGTATCATTTTCGAGAATATGTTTTgttagtttattatatattattgtatatatggTAAATATTagttgtttttaatatttaatttgttatCTTTGATGATGTTTCTGTATTCTATATCATTGTATATATGGTAAATATTagttgtttttaatatttaatttgttatCTTTGATGATGTTTTTCACTTAAGCTTCCAATAGCTAAGTAGGCAACTTATGCAAAAGGAGATATAATTATTGAAACAGAAAAATTTGAAGCAGAGCTTAGCAAACTAAAAATCATGGAAAATGTTAATCATGCGTCGTGAAGATCCGCAGCAATAGTCTTAATCAGTTGTCTTggtcttcttcttgatcatggcATCAAACCCAGCAGCTCCACCTCCACATCAGCCAAGCACAACTTGTTCTCTGCTGTTTCTTCCCGGAGCCCTCCTCTTCCACCCTCTAGTACAGTTACATTCCAGTAATAATTTGTGGGTTAGCAACTGAAGTTATTGGTAAAGAAGAAGTCATTGTCGTGACATGTTCCCAATTTGCCTATTACTGGTTTCTCCGAGGATTATCTGACGCTTTTGTTACTCTAGGCAATGTAGAAGTTGCTACAACTCTCTCACAAACTCTATCGCTCCACCTATGATCAAAGCTTGATATCAAtgttatatacatacatattaaaaaatgttttaagatATATGAATACAAAAAGAAGTATATGCGTTATTATGATGCCCTTTGAACGTAGGATCCAGGCATAAGAGACCTGAGGACACGAAGATGCTCGTTCATTTTCTTCATACGGTTCCTTTAACTACTGCGATATAAGTCGTTCGTTGGCTTTCTACTTCTTCACTTGTCTTGCCGGTTCTTGTTCTCTTCCTCTTGCTCTTCAACTCCTTTGTCAAATCATTCTTGTTCTCTCTATTTCCTTCTTCTCCTCCAGTAAAACGGAGTTGTTGTCGTTTTCATCGTCTTGATTCTCCTTTTCTTCAAGAAACACGTTGACTATGTTTCCTTCACATTCACCTCCTGCTTGAGACATGAGATTATGGGTTTGGTTATGATCCTCTATCTTATCAGTTAAGACTGGTAACTTCAAGAAATAAACTGGGTCCATCCAGGTTTCTTGATCATCTTGGTTACTGGTCTGGTTCAACGCCACTTTCGGACCAAAGTCCGCAAACTGCATCACGCCTGCGAGGCTAGGTGTTGCTCCAAATCCTGACGAAGACAGTTGATGCTGCTGCTGCATCGTTTGCTTTTGTTGTTCAATGCTTCTTCTGGACATATAGTATATCACATCGGAGTTGTTATCGTCGTTAACACTTGAGAATTCACCTAAGAAGTTCGGTTCCTGAAAGAAACCGGAGTATTTCTGAATATATATAGgtgaaataattattaaaatatagagaGAACTTACAAACCGAGTTACCTTTATCCACGGCTTCGTACTTGATTATAAAGCTTCTGGCTGATAACAACAATCCATGAACTTCACAGTGACTTTGACTCAATTTTTCACCCTGCAAGTTGATTCCATGGTTTCTTACTAATGTACTACACCCAGAGTAAAAGACAGAATTTTGGTTGTGACCAAGACAAATACCCGATCTGCTCCTCTCTTTGCATTCCCCACTCGAGCTTCCCGTTAGGCGATCCCCACTCCGAGACATTCAAAGAAGCTATCTACAACTGGTTTAAAACCCAAAATGCGTCTAGCAAACGCCGAGGATCTCACGTTCATCACCGCAGCTGCCATAGCCGCTGAAGATTTGAACCCGTGTGGAGGCGGTTGCCTCACAGGGGAAGAAGAGTAATGGTTACTAATTGGAGACTGAAGTTATATCACAGAAGAAGAATCATAAGCACCACGACAAAGCCTTAGCTCCATATCCATATCCATATCTCTAGCGctcaaactcaacttcaaatTAGAGAGGAGGACCAAAACATTGGCCATAGCACACAATTTTTGTATTGGTTAGATTAGAACGAATGAGCTGATGTTACAATGAAGTTATAATGTACTAAACACCAAGAAAATCCTGTTAGACATAATCATATTTTTTCTGGCCGAGATACAATTAATCAGAATAAAAGCAAATTTACCCACCACAAAAAGGTCAAGTTTAGAAGGAGAGAGCTGTAGTCAATCTCTTCTCCAGATCATCCACTTCAGTAAATTCCAAGCTGCAATAATATTTGAACAACCAATCAAGAATGAATTTTCTATTCCTCATAAACTTAATAGATCAAAGTAAGTAATTTGAACCGTCATGTCTATTTACATACACGTGCCTCTTTTTATTGACTGTAGTGGGAACGTCATTTTTTGTAGCCATCCTGCGTTTTAGAGATGAAGATACATACCTGTTGAGAAAGAAGCAGGTAAAGTTAGTTTTAAACcatttgtaatattttcttgACAAATTTTAACTTGACTACTTAAGAAAAGCCAACCTGTGAACTGTAATCTCATCGACCACCTATAAGAACAGCAGAATACTGAGGAATTAGTTAGAGTGAAGAATATTGAGAAAACAAACGAAAGCTGTGTGTGTATCTTGTGACTGAAATTTCAATAATTACCTGATTAGCTAGATCTGTAGTTTTTCCAACTTCTTCTTTGTCTATTGTTTCATCAATTGCCTATGACATCATCTCTATCTATAAACACACAACACACAGTATCCAGTCATAAGTACGTTTCTTAGTGTTTAGACTCTAGACTCTgttcactcttttgatcttgtAGTGAACCCTCATGTTATCTCCCTGAGGAGAAGCCAGTTGGATAGATCTGTCACTGCAGAAAGCAATCTTCTTTGATGAGATGAAGAGTAACACTGCGGT is drawn from Brassica rapa cultivar Chiifu-401-42 chromosome A05, CAAS_Brap_v3.01, whole genome shotgun sequence and contains these coding sequences:
- the LOC103868963 gene encoding uncharacterized protein LOC103868963, translating into MFFRDVSFGPHEAELRFRLIHFLEARNPNTKELIGQEMLLIDEEGTVIQGFITAGRVGMYKLTSGSVYKLSNFFGSRSKVQFWVADHRATISFSWNSDLKVLENHPVPILEDRFRFHSYEEFQANCDRRVDLYDYVGHMKLVNGQTITDHTALDEVDIAEKRHLCVHVQTHDEPVMKLYLWDNAASEFCQKFISYGRTPTVLLVTTVNPKHLGGTLALASMASSRVFMDTDVQPTKDYLAWLSSNLDIANKFTAEVVTKPEPVTLEELYSYIKQETAKVAWFE